A window of Poseidonibacter antarcticus contains these coding sequences:
- a CDS encoding Bax inhibitor-1/YccA family protein, which translates to MYNRDYLSNNSNQHTQESSQAQMMSFLRATYQLFAGSLLAATAGAYIGLEIVQMLMGPVKWILFAVELALIFFVIPRTKHIPGVNLAVLFGFTFITGLTIAPLLASIFAMASGASIVGQAFLMTSVAFGGISMFAMTTKRDFSSMGKMLFIALIIMIVAGISNIFIQSSLMQLGIASVGALLFSAFILYDTQQIIKGGYDSPIDAALSLYLDFLNLFVSLLQILGIMNSNDD; encoded by the coding sequence ATGTATAATAGAGATTATTTATCAAATAATTCTAATCAACATACTCAAGAGTCTTCTCAAGCACAAATGATGAGTTTTTTAAGAGCAACTTATCAATTGTTTGCAGGTTCTTTATTAGCTGCAACTGCAGGGGCATATATTGGACTAGAAATAGTTCAAATGTTAATGGGACCTGTTAAATGGATTTTATTTGCTGTTGAATTAGCATTAATTTTCTTTGTAATCCCAAGAACAAAACATATTCCAGGTGTTAACTTAGCTGTATTATTTGGATTTACGTTTATCACAGGATTAACTATAGCTCCTTTATTAGCTTCGATTTTTGCGATGGCTTCTGGTGCATCAATAGTTGGTCAAGCTTTTTTAATGACTTCAGTTGCTTTTGGTGGTATTTCAATGTTTGCTATGACTACTAAAAGAGATTTTTCTTCAATGGGAAAAATGCTATTCATTGCTTTAATAATAATGATTGTTGCAGGTATTTCAAATATCTTTATTCAATCTTCATTAATGCAATTAGGTATTGCTAGTGTTGGAGCTTTATTATTTTCTGCATTTATTTTATATGATACGCAACAAATAATCAAAGGTGGATATGATTCACCAATTGATGCTGCATTATCTTTATATTTAGATTTCCTTAATTTGTTTGTTTCATTATTACAAATTTTAGGAATCATGAATAGTAACGACGACTAA
- a CDS encoding thiamine-phosphate pyrophosphorylase, with protein MESNKLRLIDANLNRLREGIRVVEDIFRYVYNDKETSLKLKNLRHLARLDIYNEMLETRDVANDVLRESIKSEQNRNDLYSILIANFKRAQESSRVLEEFCKLISIKDSETFKYIRYELYTLETVLTKITSNSK; from the coding sequence ATGGAATCAAATAAACTACGACTTATAGATGCAAATTTAAATAGACTACGAGAAGGTATTCGAGTAGTAGAAGATATATTTAGATATGTATATAATGATAAAGAAACTTCACTCAAATTGAAAAACTTACGACACCTAGCTAGACTAGATATTTACAATGAAATGCTAGAAACTAGAGATGTTGCAAATGATGTATTAAGAGAATCTATTAAAAGTGAACAAAATAGAAATGATTTATATTCAATATTGATTGCTAACTTTAAAAGAGCACAAGAAAGTTCTCGTGTACTTGAAGAATTTTGTAAACTAATATCTATTAAAGATAGTGAGACTTTTAAATATATTAGATATGAACTTTATACTTTAGAAACAGTTTTAACAAAAATCACTTCAAATTCTAAATAG
- a CDS encoding methyltransferase gives MSIKNEFSKHANEYNNNNIIQQIIAKSLVRDVKTNPKKILELGCGSGQVFNHITWEIDFYKAIDFSPKMCELHPKNGNIVVKCYDFDSEDFLNEIKNDSYDLILSSSALQWSKDLDKIIKNLSFISNEINAVLFTSNTFKTIQNITNTKSPILSQKEIKEAFSHYFNCEFETIMYKLEFDNKKDLFDYIKNSGVSGEGRSLDFKNAKKLYKEYNLNYLEFEVIFVKTVSKV, from the coding sequence TTGTCAATAAAAAATGAATTTTCTAAGCATGCGAATGAATATAATAACAATAATATAATTCAACAAATCATTGCAAAATCACTTGTAAGAGATGTTAAAACAAATCCAAAAAAGATATTAGAATTAGGTTGTGGCTCAGGTCAAGTTTTTAATCACATAACATGGGAAATTGATTTTTATAAAGCAATAGATTTTTCTCCCAAAATGTGTGAATTACATCCTAAGAATGGGAATATAGTAGTTAAATGCTATGATTTTGATTCTGAAGATTTTTTAAATGAAATTAAAAATGATTCATATGATTTAATACTCTCTTCCTCAGCTTTACAATGGTCAAAAGATTTAGATAAAATTATAAAAAATCTTTCATTTATTAGTAATGAAATTAACGCAGTTTTATTTACCTCAAATACTTTTAAAACAATACAAAATATAACAAATACAAAATCTCCAATTTTAAGCCAAAAAGAGATAAAAGAAGCATTCTCACATTATTTTAATTGTGAATTTGAAACAATTATGTATAAATTAGAGTTTGATAATAAAAAAGATTTGTTTGATTATATTAAAAATTCAGGAGTAAGTGGAGAAGGTAGAAGTTTAGATTTTAAAAATGCTAAAAAATTATATAAAGAATATAATTTAAACTATTTAGAATTTGAAGTGATTTTTGTTAAAACTGTTTCTAAAGTATAA
- the secG gene encoding preprotein translocase subunit SecG: MTSTLLVVQFVLAIILTIVILLQKSSSIGLGAYSGSNESLFGAKGPGNFLTKATMALGLIFIINTVVLGYMYNEKRNASAIDNVKTETLIPSTPVAATEQSAPAAPTAPAAPTSAPVPTVPAAK, translated from the coding sequence ATGACATCTACACTTTTGGTAGTTCAATTTGTTTTAGCAATAATATTAACAATAGTAATCTTACTTCAAAAAAGTTCAAGCATTGGTCTTGGAGCTTACAGTGGAAGTAATGAATCATTATTTGGTGCTAAAGGACCAGGTAATTTCTTGACTAAAGCTACAATGGCATTAGGTTTAATTTTTATCATTAACACAGTAGTCTTAGGTTACATGTATAATGAAAAAAGAAATGCAAGTGCAATTGATAATGTTAAAACAGAAACATTAATTCCATCTACTCCAGTTGCTGCAACTGAACAATCAGCACCAGCGGCTCCAACAGCCCCTGCCGCACCTACTTCTGCACCAGTACCAACGGTACCAGCAGCTAAATAA
- the frr gene encoding ribosome recycling factor produces the protein MLEELNAETKDHMEKSIEALKRDYKTLRTGKVTTSVLDGIKIDYYGTPTDLNQVGSVLAADATTIVINPWEKNLLGTIEKAIQNANIGVNPNNDGDLIKLFFPPMTVDQRKISAKGAKVMTDNAKVAIRNIRKAANDKIKVLHKDKEISDDESKKAQDEIQKITDSYVAKADSTFKAKEQEILTV, from the coding sequence ATGTTAGAAGAGCTAAACGCTGAAACTAAAGATCATATGGAGAAATCTATAGAGGCTTTAAAAAGAGATTATAAAACACTAAGAACGGGGAAGGTTACTACTTCAGTTTTAGATGGTATAAAAATTGATTATTATGGAACTCCTACTGATTTAAATCAAGTTGGTTCTGTTTTAGCAGCAGATGCTACAACTATTGTAATAAATCCATGGGAAAAAAATCTTTTAGGTACTATAGAAAAAGCAATTCAAAATGCTAACATTGGTGTTAATCCAAATAATGATGGAGATTTAATTAAATTATTCTTTCCACCAATGACTGTTGATCAAAGAAAAATTAGTGCTAAAGGTGCTAAAGTTATGACTGATAATGCAAAAGTTGCTATTAGAAATATCAGAAAAGCTGCGAATGATAAGATCAAAGTTTTACATAAAGATAAAGAAATAAGTGACGATGAGAGCAAAAAAGCTCAAGATGAAATTCAAAAAATTACAGATTCTTATGTAGCAAAAGCAGATAGTACTTTTAAAGCAAAAGAACAAGAAATTTTAACGGTTTAA
- the pyrE gene encoding orotate phosphoribosyltransferase, giving the protein MNIAQIYKDANALLEGHFKLSSGNFSKFYLQSAKVLEDPKTAKLLAEALAVQIKESGIKVDAVCSPALGGLIAGFALATALDVRFIFAERVDGQMTIRRGFEVQEGENYIICEDIITTGGSALEAAKQVENAGGNITAYAALANRGFCSRVGSDLQAKENCKLPLDKPLFALEDFTFQMYTPDECDFKDIAYKPGSRGN; this is encoded by the coding sequence ATGAATATAGCTCAAATATATAAAGATGCAAATGCATTATTAGAAGGTCATTTTAAACTTAGTTCTGGGAATTTTTCTAAATTTTATTTACAATCTGCAAAAGTTTTAGAAGATCCTAAAACAGCTAAACTTTTAGCTGAAGCTCTAGCTGTTCAAATTAAAGAATCTGGTATAAAAGTTGATGCTGTTTGTTCACCTGCACTTGGTGGATTAATAGCTGGTTTTGCACTAGCAACTGCTCTTGATGTAAGATTTATTTTTGCAGAAAGAGTAGATGGACAAATGACAATTAGAAGAGGTTTTGAAGTACAAGAAGGTGAAAATTATATTATTTGTGAAGATATTATCACAACTGGTGGTTCAGCACTTGAAGCAGCAAAACAAGTAGAAAATGCAGGTGGAAATATTACTGCTTATGCAGCACTTGCAAACAGAGGTTTTTGTTCTAGAGTTGGAAGTGATTTACAAGCAAAAGAAAATTGTAAACTTCCTTTGGATAAACCACTTTTTGCATTAGAAGACTTTACTTTCCAAATGTATACTCCTGATGAATGTGATTTCAAAGATATTGCATATAAACCAGGATCAAGAGGAAACTAA
- a CDS encoding RDD family protein translates to MARWRDTKHNKNKEKSPISKEETIQVESSSISSRLRAFLTDTFLITTPILYIVIYLIMGSGEAFSQNRTKGWLIILFVHLLLIIFFWFVKNQTPGLKAYRLKIVDAVSKKRISLVQSLIRYAATLFAVVSFFLIFLPFIRKDKKTFQDLLSNTIIVHE, encoded by the coding sequence ATGGCAAGATGGAGAGATACTAAACATAATAAGAATAAGGAAAAGTCACCTATTTCTAAAGAAGAAACTATTCAAGTGGAATCTTCTTCTATCTCTTCACGCCTTAGAGCTTTTTTAACAGATACTTTTCTGATTACTACTCCTATACTTTATATTGTAATATATCTTATTATGGGTAGTGGTGAAGCATTTTCACAAAATAGAACAAAAGGATGGTTAATAATTCTTTTTGTTCATCTTTTACTAATCATATTCTTTTGGTTTGTTAAAAATCAAACTCCAGGACTTAAAGCTTATAGACTTAAGATTGTAGATGCTGTAAGTAAAAAAAGAATATCTTTAGTTCAATCACTTATAAGATACGCTGCTACACTATTTGCAGTTGTTTCATTTTTCTTAATATTTCTACCATTTATAAGAAAAGATAAAAAAACATTCCAGGATTTACTCTCTAATACTATTATTGTTCACGAATAA
- a CDS encoding MFS transporter, translated as MLFFNLSAFYFFYFAAVGVYVIFMPKVLHDIGYDTFQIGVVFALAPLMRFATPFLFLKHIELNLTVFKTALFLSILTSSLFYFTIDNFYAFTINNAILGVCLSLILPYLDVTAIKNLGSNKYGKSRLFGSIGFMVVSLVLAKFLSEPKIALNYYLCANILTVVFALLLVKNDVAHVKSIEDESFSFFKYWPFWLSLFFMQMSFGGFYNFFTIYETEHGISLEMVSYLWTFGVICEIIMLYFQGPLLKRNLLNIIKVCVGITIFRWLILYIFPDSLTMTFIAQGLHAFSFALYHSTVIIFLYTLYDNKKLAQQFMYGVAYGLGGFIGALVAGWTYGEYIFVYSAIFALISLISLFLV; from the coding sequence ATGTTATTTTTTAATCTATCAGCCTTTTACTTTTTCTATTTTGCTGCTGTTGGTGTATATGTAATTTTTATGCCAAAAGTCTTACATGATATTGGATATGATACATTTCAAATTGGTGTAGTTTTTGCACTAGCTCCCTTAATGAGGTTTGCTACTCCATTTTTATTTTTAAAACATATTGAATTAAATCTAACAGTTTTTAAAACTGCTCTTTTTTTATCTATTCTTACATCATCATTATTTTATTTTACTATTGATAACTTTTATGCTTTTACAATAAACAATGCAATTTTAGGTGTTTGTTTATCTCTTATCCTTCCATATTTAGATGTAACAGCAATAAAAAATCTAGGTAGTAACAAATATGGTAAATCAAGATTATTTGGTTCTATTGGCTTTATGGTTGTTTCATTAGTTCTTGCAAAGTTTTTAAGTGAACCTAAGATTGCGTTAAACTATTATTTATGTGCGAATATTTTAACTGTAGTATTTGCATTATTATTAGTAAAAAATGATGTAGCTCATGTAAAAAGTATAGAAGATGAAAGTTTTTCTTTTTTTAAATATTGGCCATTTTGGCTTAGTTTATTTTTTATGCAAATGAGTTTTGGAGGTTTTTACAACTTTTTCACTATTTATGAAACAGAACATGGAATAAGTTTAGAAATGGTTTCATATCTTTGGACTTTTGGAGTTATATGTGAAATAATAATGTTGTATTTTCAAGGTCCATTATTAAAAAGAAACTTACTAAACATCATCAAAGTTTGTGTAGGAATTACAATATTTAGATGGTTGATATTATACATATTTCCTGATTCTTTAACTATGACATTTATTGCACAAGGATTACATGCTTTTTCTTTTGCTTTATATCATAGCACTGTTATTATATTCTTATACACTCTTTATGATAATAAAAAACTAGCACAGCAGTTTATGTATGGAGTTGCTTATGGTTTAGGTGGTTTTATTGGTGCTTTAGTTGCTGGTTGGACTTATGGTGAATATATATTTGTTTATAGTGCAATTTTTGCCCTTATCTCTCTTATCTCATTATTTTTAGTTTAA
- a CDS encoding YaaA family protein — translation MKILFSPSEAKYKDGNDIKFDEKSFIFPSLYKYRLEIIEKYQSFINNATNEQKAKLIGTKKQDVIDYYSSDIFARNTKKVIQRYDGVAYDYLKYEELSSSEQLYIDKNVVIFSNLFGPILAGDTGLPDYKLKQGEKLDGLAVELFYKEHFTEALDEYLQDEDILDLRAGFYEKFYKLNKPYTTMKFIKNGKVVSHWAKAYRGIILNTISRNNINSIEELMNLEIDNLSVSEIKVQKLKTEIIYNITD, via the coding sequence ATGAAAATATTATTTTCACCAAGTGAAGCAAAATATAAAGATGGCAATGATATAAAATTTGATGAGAAAAGTTTTATTTTTCCATCTTTATATAAATACAGATTAGAAATTATTGAGAAATATCAATCTTTTATAAATAATGCTACAAATGAACAAAAAGCAAAATTAATCGGTACAAAAAAACAAGATGTTATTGATTATTATTCAAGTGATATTTTTGCAAGAAATACAAAAAAAGTTATACAAAGATATGATGGAGTTGCTTATGATTATTTGAAATATGAAGAATTATCATCAAGTGAGCAATTATATATTGATAAAAATGTAGTGATTTTCTCTAACCTTTTTGGTCCTATACTTGCAGGAGATACAGGTCTTCCTGATTATAAATTAAAGCAGGGTGAAAAGTTAGATGGCTTAGCAGTTGAACTTTTTTATAAAGAACATTTTACAGAAGCTTTAGATGAATATCTACAAGATGAAGATATTTTAGATTTAAGAGCAGGTTTTTATGAAAAGTTTTATAAGTTAAATAAACCATATACAACAATGAAATTTATAAAAAATGGTAAAGTTGTTAGTCATTGGGCAAAAGCCTATCGGGGTATTATTTTAAATACAATTTCTAGAAACAATATAAATTCAATTGAAGAATTAATGAATCTAGAAATAGATAATTTAAGTGTAAGTGAAATAAAAGTACAGAAATTAAAAACTGAAATTATTTATAATATTACTGACTAA
- a CDS encoding YchJ family protein, which translates to MKISSNSQCPCGTLIKYKKCCKPFHDGSNPKTAEQLMRSRFSAFSLNKSDYIIETTHPDNQDYTLNLQSWEKDIRNFSDYTDFIKLEIYETIEGKEESFVNFRATLKQGKLDASFNENSRFLKVKGKWLYVDGIFTD; encoded by the coding sequence TTGAAAATATCTTCAAATTCACAATGTCCTTGTGGAACATTAATAAAGTATAAAAAATGTTGTAAACCATTTCATGATGGTTCAAATCCAAAAACTGCTGAACAACTGATGCGTTCAAGATTTAGTGCATTTAGTTTAAATAAATCAGATTATATTATAGAAACTACGCATCCCGATAATCAAGACTATACTTTGAATCTTCAAAGTTGGGAAAAAGATATTAGGAACTTTAGCGATTATACAGATTTTATAAAATTAGAAATTTATGAAACTATTGAAGGTAAAGAAGAGAGTTTTGTGAACTTTAGAGCAACACTTAAACAAGGTAAACTAGATGCATCTTTTAATGAAAATAGTAGATTCTTAAAAGTAAAAGGCAAATGGCTATATGTTGATGGAATATTTACGGATTAA
- a CDS encoding ComEA family DNA-binding protein translates to MKKIVVMLLLGVSFMLAAINLQTASKTELMSIKGIGPVKAEQIIKYRKTNKINKASDLQNIKGFGPAIISNITGNKTVAKSKKTVSKSEKTVKKAKKMENKTSLKLEEKRSTKIPKAKESK, encoded by the coding sequence ATGAAAAAAATTGTTGTAATGTTATTATTAGGTGTTTCTTTTATGTTAGCTGCTATAAATCTACAAACAGCATCAAAAACTGAACTTATGAGTATTAAGGGTATTGGTCCTGTAAAAGCTGAGCAAATTATTAAGTATAGAAAAACTAATAAGATTAATAAAGCTTCAGATTTACAAAATATAAAAGGTTTTGGTCCTGCTATTATTTCAAACATTACAGGAAATAAAACAGTTGCAAAATCTAAGAAAACAGTTAGTAAAAGTGAAAAAACTGTTAAAAAAGCAAAAAAAATGGAAAATAAAACAAGTTTAAAACTTGAAGAAAAAAGAAGTACAAAAATCCCTAAAGCAAAAGAATCTAAATAA
- a CDS encoding nitrous oxide-stimulated promoter family protein: protein MTTEKFEIEINTLKKFFELYCKDKHDDQIEKEIILKYKDKEFMLNLSLCPTCYDSINYSFERLKQCQHEIKPRCRTCPTPCYEKIRWKNAAKVMKYSAIKLSLSKVKKRIKSIFS, encoded by the coding sequence ATGACTACAGAAAAATTTGAAATAGAAATAAATACTTTAAAAAAGTTCTTTGAGCTTTATTGTAAAGATAAACATGATGATCAAATAGAAAAAGAAATCATTTTAAAATATAAAGATAAAGAATTTATGCTAAACCTTTCTCTTTGCCCTACTTGTTATGACTCAATCAATTACTCTTTTGAGCGATTAAAACAGTGTCAACACGAAATAAAACCAAGATGTAGAACTTGTCCAACACCTTGTTATGAAAAAATAAGATGGAAAAATGCTGCGAAAGTTATGAAATATTCAGCAATAAAATTAAGTCTATCTAAAGTCAAGAAAAGAATTAAAAGTATATTTTCTTAA
- a CDS encoding aldehyde dehydrogenase family protein, whose protein sequence is MNTIDVTSPFDDRVVGTVPFSTQEEVEAALDLAHATFLDRKNWIPRHERVEILDKLVTIMSSQVEELTILCASEGGKPYVDSKVEVLRAINSVKLAIEHLGAYEGKEIPMGQTPTSAHRIAYTFKEPIGVAIAISAFNHPMNLAIGQVIPAIAVGCPVIIRPATQTPMSALKVVEMLKEAGLPDGWAQGIVCDRHGSEYLATSPKTSFLTFIGSANVGWYLNSKVAPGTRVALEHGGVAPVIVAADADIDAMIPDLAKGGFYHAGQVCISVQRVFVHESICDEVASKLADAASKLVVGDQLDPKTEVGPLVNNDEVNRVEEWVNEAVEKGAKVLTGGKRISKSCYEPTVLLNPSDDAIVSNKEIFGPVVCIYTYNDIDEAIAKANSLNVSFQAAVFSKNIDTCLKAVRELNGTAVVVNDHTAFRVDWMPFGGAKESGVGVGGVPHVMEEMSNEKMMIIKSPVL, encoded by the coding sequence ATGAATACAATTGATGTAACATCACCATTTGATGATAGAGTAGTTGGTACTGTACCTTTTAGTACACAAGAAGAAGTAGAAGCAGCTTTAGATTTAGCTCATGCAACTTTTTTAGATAGAAAAAACTGGATTCCAAGACACGAAAGAGTAGAAATTTTAGACAAACTTGTTACGATTATGTCTTCACAAGTTGAAGAGCTTACTATTCTTTGTGCAAGTGAAGGTGGTAAACCTTATGTTGATTCTAAAGTTGAAGTTTTAAGAGCTATTAATAGTGTTAAACTTGCAATTGAACACTTAGGTGCTTATGAAGGTAAAGAAATCCCAATGGGACAAACTCCAACTTCAGCACATAGAATTGCTTATACTTTTAAAGAACCTATTGGTGTTGCAATTGCTATTTCAGCATTTAATCACCCAATGAATCTTGCAATTGGACAAGTTATTCCTGCAATTGCTGTTGGTTGTCCTGTTATTATCAGACCTGCTACTCAAACTCCAATGTCAGCACTTAAAGTTGTTGAGATGTTAAAAGAAGCTGGACTTCCTGATGGTTGGGCTCAAGGTATTGTTTGTGATAGACATGGAAGTGAATATTTAGCAACTTCTCCTAAAACTTCATTCTTGACATTCATTGGTTCAGCTAATGTTGGTTGGTACTTAAATTCAAAAGTTGCTCCAGGAACTAGAGTAGCATTAGAACATGGTGGAGTAGCACCTGTTATTGTAGCAGCTGATGCTGATATTGATGCAATGATTCCTGATTTAGCAAAAGGTGGTTTTTACCATGCTGGTCAAGTTTGTATTTCTGTTCAAAGAGTATTTGTTCATGAATCAATTTGTGATGAAGTAGCTAGTAAATTAGCTGATGCTGCATCTAAATTAGTTGTTGGTGATCAATTAGATCCTAAAACTGAAGTTGGACCATTAGTTAATAATGATGAAGTAAATAGAGTTGAAGAATGGGTTAATGAAGCAGTAGAAAAAGGTGCTAAAGTTTTAACAGGTGGAAAAAGAATTTCAAAATCTTGTTATGAACCAACTGTACTATTAAATCCATCTGATGATGCTATTGTATCAAATAAAGAAATATTTGGACCTGTTGTTTGTATCTATACTTACAATGATATTGACGAAGCTATTGCAAAAGCAAATTCTCTAAATGTATCTTTCCAAGCAGCAGTATTTAGTAAAAATATTGATACTTGTTTAAAAGCAGTAAGAGAATTAAACGGTACAGCAGTTGTAGTAAATGACCATACAGCATTTAGAGTTGACTGGATGCCATTTGGTGGAGCAAAAGAGAGTGGTGTAGGTGTTGGTGGAGTTCCTCACGTAATGGAAGAAATGTCAAATGAAAAAATGATGATTATAAAATCTCCTGTTTTATAA
- a CDS encoding acetolactate synthase large subunit — MNASELFIKALENENVEYIFGIPGEENLDFLEALRKSDIKLILTRHEQAAGFMAATYGRLTGKVGVCLSTLGPGATNFATSAAYAQLGGMPMMMITGQKPIKKSKQGRFQIIDVVGMMKPMTKYAKQVVNGNNIPSMVREAFKIATTERPGAVHIELPEDIAAEEVELNIYPVRTFRYPKAEKTAIADAVKMIEKAKMPLLLIGAGANRTRIGSALTDFVNDTGIPFFSTQMGKGVIDENHKLCLSTAALSQDDFIHCAIERADLIINVGHDVIEKPPFFMDNHEGATKVIHINFLPSEVDDTYFPQLDVLGDIATNINSLNTALSPQDHWEFDYYKKMIIEVKTHLNKYFADTRFPILPQRAVRTIRTILDDEDIVTLDNGVYKIWFARNYRCAQPNTLLLDNALATMGAGLPSGMAAKMVNPDKKVVAVCGDGGFMMNSQEIETAVRLGIDLTVIILNDNAYGMIKWKQTGMGFETYGLDLNNPDFVKYAQAYGANGYRPESCEEFEQTLEKCVNSKGVHIIDLAVDYSLNHAILNDLLAKKQCLV; from the coding sequence ATGAATGCATCAGAACTATTTATAAAAGCATTAGAAAATGAAAATGTTGAGTATATTTTTGGAATTCCAGGTGAAGAAAACCTTGATTTCTTAGAAGCACTTAGAAAATCAGATATTAAACTTATTTTAACAAGGCATGAGCAAGCAGCAGGTTTTATGGCAGCTACTTATGGACGATTAACAGGTAAAGTAGGAGTTTGTCTTTCAACTTTAGGCCCAGGAGCTACAAACTTCGCAACAAGTGCAGCTTATGCACAATTGGGTGGAATGCCGATGATGATGATTACAGGTCAAAAACCAATCAAAAAATCAAAACAAGGTAGATTCCAAATTATAGATGTTGTTGGTATGATGAAGCCAATGACGAAATATGCAAAACAAGTTGTAAATGGGAACAATATTCCATCTATGGTTAGAGAAGCATTTAAAATAGCAACAACTGAGAGACCAGGAGCAGTTCATATTGAATTACCTGAAGATATTGCAGCTGAAGAAGTTGAATTAAATATTTATCCAGTTCGAACATTTAGATATCCAAAAGCGGAAAAAACTGCTATTGCTGATGCTGTAAAAATGATTGAAAAAGCAAAAATGCCACTTTTATTAATAGGAGCTGGTGCAAATAGAACAAGAATTGGAAGTGCACTTACAGATTTTGTAAATGATACTGGAATTCCTTTCTTCTCAACTCAAATGGGAAAAGGTGTAATTGATGAAAATCATAAACTTTGTTTAAGTACAGCGGCACTTTCACAAGATGATTTTATTCATTGTGCAATTGAACGAGCTGATTTGATTATCAATGTTGGACATGATGTAATTGAAAAACCACCATTCTTTATGGATAATCATGAAGGTGCAACGAAAGTTATTCATATTAATTTCTTACCTTCAGAAGTTGATGATACATATTTCCCTCAACTAGATGTTTTAGGAGATATTGCAACAAATATTAATAGTTTAAATACAGCACTTTCACCTCAAGATCATTGGGAATTTGATTATTACAAAAAAATGATTATTGAAGTTAAAACACATTTAAATAAATACTTTGCAGATACAAGGTTCCCTATTCTTCCTCAAAGAGCAGTAAGAACTATCAGAACTATCTTAGATGATGAAGATATTGTAACTTTAGATAATGGTGTTTATAAAATTTGGTTTGCAAGAAATTATAGATGTGCGCAACCTAATACTTTATTATTAGATAATGCCTTAGCAACTATGGGTGCAGGACTTCCTTCAGGAATGGCTGCTAAAATGGTAAATCCAGATAAAAAAGTTGTTGCAGTTTGTGGTGATGGTGGTTTTATGATGAATTCACAAGAAATTGAAACAGCAGTAAGATTAGGAATAGATTTAACAGTAATCATTTTAAACGATAACGCTTATGGAATGATAAAATGGAAACAAACAGGAATGGGATTTGAAACATATGGTCTTGACTTAAACAACCCAGATTTTGTAAAATATGCCCAAGCTTATGGAGCAAATGGATATAGACCTGAATCTTGCGAAGAGTTTGAGCAAACATTAGAAAAATGTGTAAATAGCAAAGGTGTTCATATAATAGATTTAGCAGTTGATTATTCATTAAATCATGCAATTCTAAATGACCTTTTAGCAAAAAAACAATGTTTAGTATAA
- a CDS encoding LemA family protein, with protein sequence MKKIAISLVVIIVLPLMYLIFSNYNNVPELDENVKEKWSQVQNQYKRRADLIPNLVSTVKGYAAHEKDTFIQVTEARSKVSQMNINADTLNNPAAMQQFSQAQAGLSSALSKLMVVVEKYPELKANANFMALQSQLEGTENRITVARKDFITAVKKYNLELRTMPGKLVAAIVHPSASVKETFTATQAEQEAPKVQF encoded by the coding sequence ATGAAAAAAATTGCTATTTCCCTTGTGGTTATAATTGTATTACCACTTATGTATTTAATATTTTCAAACTATAATAATGTTCCAGAATTAGATGAAAATGTAAAAGAAAAATGGTCTCAGGTACAAAACCAATATAAAAGAAGAGCAGATTTAATTCCAAATCTTGTTTCTACTGTAAAAGGTTATGCAGCTCATGAAAAAGATACTTTTATTCAAGTTACTGAAGCTAGAAGTAAAGTTTCACAAATGAATATTAACGCTGATACTTTAAATAATCCAGCAGCAATGCAACAATTTTCACAAGCACAAGCAGGACTTTCAAGTGCTTTATCAAAATTGATGGTAGTTGTTGAAAAATATCCCGAATTAAAAGCAAATGCTAATTTTATGGCTTTACAATCACAACTTGAAGGTACTGAAAATAGAATTACAGTTGCAAGAAAAGATTTTATTACTGCTGTTAAAAAATATAATCTTGAACTTCGTACAATGCCTGGAAAACTTGTAGCTGCTATTGTTCATCCAAGTGCAAGTGTAAAAGAAACATTTACAGCTACACAAGCTGAACAAGAAGCTCCAAAAGTTCAGTTTTAG